The Christiangramia flava JLT2011 genome has a segment encoding these proteins:
- a CDS encoding DUF3127 domain-containing protein: protein MEVQGKIKLIGDTKSFGNNGFQKREVVVTTEEQYPQHLMIEFVQDKCSLLDTFQVGQPVKIGINLRGREWVSPQGETKYFNSIQGWRIENLAAQQPGGQNVPPPDQFEPANDLNEEDYDDLPF from the coding sequence ATGGAAGTACAAGGGAAAATCAAGCTTATTGGCGACACTAAATCATTTGGAAATAACGGGTTTCAAAAGCGCGAAGTGGTGGTAACCACTGAGGAGCAGTACCCGCAACATTTAATGATCGAGTTCGTACAGGATAAATGCAGTCTTTTAGACACGTTTCAGGTTGGGCAACCGGTAAAGATCGGGATTAACCTGCGCGGTAGAGAATGGGTAAGCCCACAGGGTGAAACTAAGTATTTCAATTCGATCCAGGGTTGGAGAATTGAGAACCTGGCTGCTCAGCAACCGGGAGGACAAAATGTGCCACCCCCAGACCAGTTCGAGCCTGCAAATGATTTGAATGAAGAAGATTACGATGATCTTCCGTTCTAG
- a CDS encoding flavin reductase family protein gives MLTIEPKDVSVGKLHQYLLGAVGPRPIAFASTIDEQGRPNLSPFSFFNVFGSNPPVLIFSPARRGRDNTTKHTYENTKKIDEVVINIVNYDIVQQMSLSSTEYDEGVNEFEKAGLTPLKSDLVKPFRVAESPVQMECKVHEVMETGQEGGAGNLVICHVLKMHIKEEILDENGYIDQHKIDQVARMGGNWYTRANLGMFEVPKPLSTLGIGVDQIPEEIRKSKVLTGNDYGKLGNVESLPKEAAIQQFLAANPEAAEIISEGNTEKIHKMAQVYLDRNEPKSAWKILLAK, from the coding sequence ATGCTCACGATTGAACCAAAAGATGTAAGCGTTGGTAAATTGCACCAGTACCTGTTGGGAGCCGTTGGGCCCAGGCCTATTGCGTTTGCCAGTACCATAGACGAACAGGGCAGGCCGAACCTTTCGCCGTTCAGTTTTTTTAACGTTTTTGGTTCCAATCCGCCGGTGCTGATCTTTTCTCCGGCTCGCCGCGGAAGGGATAATACCACCAAACATACTTACGAGAATACCAAGAAAATAGATGAGGTAGTGATCAATATTGTGAATTATGATATCGTTCAACAGATGTCTCTTTCCAGTACTGAATATGACGAAGGTGTGAATGAGTTTGAAAAAGCGGGACTCACTCCGTTGAAGTCAGATTTGGTAAAGCCTTTCAGAGTTGCAGAATCCCCGGTGCAAATGGAATGCAAAGTGCACGAAGTGATGGAAACCGGGCAGGAAGGTGGTGCCGGAAACCTCGTGATTTGCCATGTGCTGAAAATGCATATCAAAGAAGAAATTCTCGATGAAAACGGTTATATTGATCAGCATAAAATAGACCAGGTTGCAAGAATGGGCGGGAACTGGTACACCCGGGCAAACCTGGGGATGTTTGAAGTTCCGAAGCCATTGTCAACACTGGGGATCGGGGTGGATCAGATTCCGGAAGAGATCAGGAAAAGCAAGGTTCTTACCGGTAATGACTACGGAAAATTAGGAAATGTGGAGAGCCTTCCGAAGGAAGCAGCTATTCAGCAGTTTTTAGCAGCGAACCCGGAAGCAGCCGAAATCATTTCCGAAGGGAACACCGAAAAAATACATAAAATGGCGCAGGTTTACCTGGACCGGAATGAGCCGAAAAGCGCCTGGAAAATATTATTAGCAAAATAG